The DNA segment ATAATGTGGAAGTAATCAATGTTCTGAAGTTTAGAATCCAAACAAACACGTCAGGTGgctggcatatacatacatatacatatgtatataaaaatttccattatttatTGCTACTTTCCCTTAAGTAGATATATACAAACAATTATACATATGCAGCATGtaacttcattaaaatttgattaaacaAAATTGCTTGTTACtcatatttagaaatattataatatacatgtgtacatttttatttaaatccattTAGGTTCTATATACCCCCAAAGGAACAATCAATTGAGGTCTCACAAATCAtacattcataaatacataatgTATTGCTATTCTCTTCTACGTCATGGCAGACTTAAAATCAGCCATTACATTGGTCGGCCAAAGTTGGTTCGAAGAGTTTTATGTTCAAAGATTAAATAGCGTGTTAGAATTATGTTAAATCTTGCTCATTTTAGCAATAGGTGCACTACAGAATTTATTGTACATctgcacatgcatatatgtatatatttatattctaataatatttattattatttacataatttagCAATAAATCTATAATATGAggatatattttctattataataGTTCACAATAAAGATTAcgtggaaatattaaaaaatacattgcaTTGCacacatataataaaaaactaaacaattttttaataatccataatatttgaaatatttgacattgtcaatatataactaaaaaatatgcataaaaagtaaattcaagttaattttaaattgctGAATGTAAAATAGGGCAAAATTCTGGAACAATCGCgtggaaaataaattaagtataatttaagaaaaaagcaAACCAATTAATAGCTTTTCATTAGACTTCTGATTTGCCGAATGTTTCATATTTTCATGATATTTATCTCTTTCAGCGCggaaaatttgaaaacgttCGAGGGAAACCAAAGCTTTTTCTCTTattcagttttaatttaaactgaATATAAAGAGCTCATAACGAAACATCGCTTAATTCAATTATTCACAAATCATACATAAAATGGAGGGCGATAAATCTACAACAATTCTTATGGCTCGTGATATCTCTAAAGAAGAATCCATTGTTGATGCTGGTATTCCGATGGGAAATGCAACAGAATCCACCTCTGATTTGGAATCGCCTGTGCACTCGTGTGTTGAATCAATTCTACGTAGCGATGGTGATGACGACGATGAAGATCTAATTTTCCAGGAGGTCAAAATGATATTGCGTAAACGCAGAGGTTGGGGACCCGAAGATTCACTAAGCGCTAACGACTTGGATTTGCTTGAGTATGACGACGAGTTGGTGGAGGAAGATGATGCTGGCTGTCCCTTGCCCTCTACACCCGAGGATACACAACTGATTGAAGCAGAGGTGAGTATTATTccttgcatatgtatatacgtgcgTATTGTTTACTTGACTTAATCTTAatgcatataccatacatacatacatacatatgtatgtattttgtttacttaaaatTGCATGTGCGCATATAAATGTATTGTTTCATTTTgttaattgtttgaaaaaatcttaTCGCTGATTCTTGAACTTAGGAGCAATTTTGCGATAACTGTGTATGTGAGCTTACGATTTTCTAAGATTTTATAAGTCAGTTAgtgataaaataataataaaaggcaCATTTAAAACATGTGAAATTTTGCGTCTCTCGATATTGACATCATACAATAATTTCCGCTTAGGAATCGCCTatttaatgcatattttgcgAATGAGACCAAAGGAAAATCTCTTTCCGCGATGTTTCACCAATAGAAATTGTACTCTTATCAGTATCTAactatgtgtgtttgtttgttatgtaagtatgtatgtatattttcggcTCTAACTATTATATCGTACTTTTGGTGGAAATCTCAAACAACACGATTCattgattaaattttatttttattttgatagaCCATAACGATGAacatcaaaattatttgaaataatttacaattttttatactgaagttaaaatcttaataaattttttcatgatacaaagtaaaaaaaagtatttcaaatgtattaaaaaaaattgaccaTCAGTCATCATAAGTTCGGTTTTAAGAACAATTATTAAACTTACACAACAATTTCAGATGACCGAGGTTTTGAAAGCGGGCGTCTTATCGGATGAGATCGATTTGGGTGCATTAGCCCACAACGCCGCTGAACAAGCAGAAGAATTCGTGCGCAAGGTGAGCATACTTTGTCAACTGTTGTTTATACAAGcatttattgttaaatataaatttgtttaggTTTGGGAGGCTAGTTGGATGGTATgccattataaaaatttacctAAATGGCTGCAGGACAATGACTTTCTACACCGCGGTCATCGCCCACCACTGCCCTCGTTCAGTGCCTGCTTCAAATCGATATTCCGTGTACACACCGAAACCGGCAACATCTGGACACATTTGCTAGGCTGCGTGGCGTTCATTGGTGTTGCGCTGTACTTTTTGTCGCGTCCATCAGttgaaatacaaatacaagAGAAAATCATATTTGGCGCTTTCTTTGCCGGTGCCATCATTTGCCTGGGTTTCTCATTCGCTTTTCACACGCTTAGCTGTCACTCGGTAGAGATTGGAAGACTGTTTTCAAAGTGAGCAGAAACGcttttaagaaatataataactttacgaaatcattgtttttttttaatatattacttattattgctattttttacaGATTAGATTACTGTGGAATTGCACTGCTGATTATGGGCTCGTTTGTGCCCTGGTTGTATTACGGATTCTACTGTCATTACCAACCCAAAGTTATCTATTTATCTGTGGTATGCGTATTGGGCTCACTATCGATTATTGTCTCGCTGTGGGATAAATTCTCTGAACCTGGCCTGCGACCATTACGTGCCGGTGTCTTCATGAGTTTCGGCCTCTCGGGTATCATACCAGCTATTCATTATAGTCTGATGGAGGGTTGGTTTAGTAAAATCAGTCAAGCTAGTTTGGGTTGGCTAATACTGATGGGTAAGTACACCACCTTTACTTACAATATGatgtaaatatttagttttacgTGTTTTCTTTTGTGTTCTTGAGGCCTCCTTTATATACTTGGTGCAATGTTATATGCCTTACGTGTGCCGGAGAGATGGTTTCCGGGCAAATTTGATATATGGGTAAATCGCAtgcattttactaaaatatttctgTTATATAATTGTTGTAATATTTGCGTTACAGTTCCAATCGCATCAATTGTTCCATATACTCGTCATTGCGGCTGCGTTTGTGCACTATCACGGCATATCCGAGATGGCAATGTATCGCGTAACGGTCGGCGAATGCACGGTACCTCACGAACCAATCACGTTCTAAGCGAAAAGCTAGTTATTTATGCTAAAACTGTTGGTTTATTTAtccattatttgttttggcTGCgaatgtttgcaaaaaaaattaaagtttatgaACAAAAGGCAGAAGtcgaaagtttaaatttaaacattagtatcatttataattttatgttataattaaaaactaaaatatggcgagatataaaaatagaaaaataaatataaacaaacacatTTTCATATCTATTGGGACGAAATTGCATAGTCCACTTAGTAGAAAGAAGCTAACTGTTAACGGCATaaagttattgaaaaattgtaatttaggcattgttatttttaatatacatctcatacatacatatatcaacacATTCATGTATCGCATCATACACACGTAGATTTTGAGAAGCATATTAACTCTACTTTGGACGCATGTTCGCTCATTCATAGCTGATTCGAGCTCTTTTGATAAGAAAAGTTTTTATGCATTCTACAAATTACACATACCGTTAGAGTTTTTACAAGCGCTATTACAAATGCAGTGAAACAATTAAACTAATTACTTCCTTtggttatttaaattattgatgctactttaaatatatatactatgtatgtattatcagtttaaaattaaagtcaaagcggtttaaaatttttaatttttttattcaatttacaaATGCTGatctaaaaaaaacttatttcgaCTCCAGCgcagtatataaaaaataagcgtTAAGTTCTCATTTATGCTTTTTCTTGTGTTTTCTTTGTTAAACTGATTTAAatgttgttaatatttttattgttgaagTTTTAATAATTGAATTCCGCTTTTGTTTCCCCGCAGGGTTGCgatatttttaacgaaaaaatttcgatttaaaattagattttcaaaTCTTTGTTTCGATTctgagattaaaaattaaacttttaattctgcttttgggattaaaatttaatttaaaattttttaaatactttttttatattttttaaatatttttttcttttaattttgttttttaatttttttttaattttttttttaattttttttttaaatttttttttttttttttttttaattttttttttttaattttaatcggttaaatataaatttaaataaataatgtttttaaccaaaaaagagtgttttaaatttaaaaaagttgtttttaaattaacaaagttcaatcttgggattaaaatttgaaaactgaaaaattatttaaattttatattattattaattttagaaacaaattaatattttgaatgccaacagcttgtgttaaaaattcaattttaaaataaaaactatgtgtttcttttattaaaaaagtgtttttaaattaaattataaattaagaatattaaattttatattaaaaaaattaaatctcagATGCTTGAGGTTCAAATTTGAAAAcggaaaaattagttttttatttaataataaaaattgaagatttaatttttaatcctaAAACGCCTTgcattaaaaattgagaaaatgtttttttaatttaaaaattcaagtaaaaaaaatgtatctgaTTAGAAGCTGGaatgaaaagtgataaaaaaagaaaaaattacatataactAACTGAAGCACCATGAACTATGTTgatagtttataaaaaataagccttttttattaccaaaacaAAGTacgcaaatgcaaaaaaatttgaactctaaaactatttttttatacgGTGTTtgggaataaaaattaaaaacaatatttatgttttatttatgtaattaaaaaaaaattgtagtgtttagtttttcaatttttaaagtaaatttttaattcaattaaaatttgttgccTTTTTTCATACCgatttttggtattaaaaataaaaaaattaagttcaagTTAAAGATTTTTGGGATAAAAAAGTAcccaaaatgtttattaaattattttttaatgcattactTGCAACCCTGCCCGTagctttttctttttgttcatCATTAAATTGCAACATCAACTCATACAATTTATGCATGCAtcagaaacaaataaaatattagagcAAAGACATTACAATAAACTAAAAAGCAAACGTTGACAACTTTATACAATTGCTACAAATTCTAGTTCTAGTTGtttcaatacaaaacaaaataaatttagttcGAAACCTAGAACATTTAAATATCGTTGGTTTTTCTTATTCTTCTAATGGTCTTCTTCTCAGCAACTGCCAATGCTGCAGCTCTTGAGGCGGCAAAAAGTTAATTACACTAATTAGTTCTTCTTCACATCTTCACATATACAAATGCAAATGTACAGCAATGcatgaaaaaatgcaaaaaacgctTTTCGCAGTTAATGAATCATTTGGATTGGACATTAATGCAGACGCTGCCTGCTCAAGCGCTCAATCAATTTATATAGTAACTAgcagaaaaaacaaattcacacacaattttacttttatggCTTTAAGCCGTTATACCATTTGTTTGTCTGCTTCGCTTAGCAGCCGGCATTATTTGTGTTCGGCTGCCGCAGATGCAGAGCAACAGACCAATTTATCGCGAACTTTACTCGACTTTGACCTGCttcattgaatattttttaagtcaAAGTTTTACGCTTGTTTCTCTGCGTACGCAgctaaacatttataaaaaatactgcTCACTAATGTATTAATAATGAATCGGAAGATTGTTGGTTAGTTTGCAACCAAGAAGCTAATTTATATTCTTAATAATTCTGTGTTGgcagaaaaaactatttttaggttttaatgcgctttaaagaaaataaagtttgTATACAATAATTTGTGATTTACGAGAGTGTGTTAACTGTTTCCAACGGATTAATGGCTTGGACAGCCCAAATACTGTGCTATCGCACACATTTGAAATCACTGTATTCAAAAGAATTCTGATAATCGTGTTTCCATAATTTAATTGAAGGATCTTGTTCTCTGTTAACAGCTTTgaatgtagttgttgttgtaagggttatgttgttgttgttacaaggGTTATCCAGTCCACATTAGGGcggtaaggttcagataagttgtcatcgaggtcattcAACGATAGGCTAGGGAATGTGCTGTTTCGGCGGGTTCGGACTGTAGGAAGAGGGGGCTGAACatacaaagaggtggttagagtcatgcgTGGACTCGTTGCATGCGAGACATATATTTGGTATGGCGGGGTCGATtatggataagtaggagttcaTTGAGAGGGAATCGGTGAAGGTATTTAtgactccactgtgaatggcggtcagtgcatgtatgaagttagttgcgtccgaagtctggtcggcatATTATCTTATGTCCTCTACGCGGATGGGGAAGGACCTCGGGTGATGTTGGCTAGCGACTTGAAGAGTTTGTTACGGCTTTGAAGGATCACAGTCTGTCGTAtgtcacacctaaaatcttagagTTATTGACaatcgtccagtttgtgaatatggtcgctgtggatttagtgggggagagtgttaagttccatgcagcgaggaagcgagaaaggtcggagagatagcgTACGAGGTGAGGGATTTGCGAGATGTTGAAGTTAAACAGCTTGGGGGAGAGGACCCCACCCTGGGGAACCCGCTGTTTAATTCTTCACAATATAGAACAGTACGGATGATTGCCAACCGATCAGGTAGTTCTTAATACACCTCTTCAAACCTGGAGGGATGTCCAGGTTTCGATGTTCTcaagtagcgttgtgtggttgactgtgtcaaaggcttttggcaagtccaacgctacgaggatcgtccTCTCGCAGGGTGGTTTTTGATTGAGGCCGTGAACTATCTAGGAGTTTATGACGCTATTGGGTGAAAggactcccctttgttggcAGGTTTcccaattaatataatttttttt comes from the Bactrocera neohumeralis isolate Rockhampton chromosome 2, APGP_CSIRO_Bneo_wtdbg2-racon-allhic-juicebox.fasta_v2, whole genome shotgun sequence genome and includes:
- the LOC126751531 gene encoding adiponectin receptor protein, translating into MEGDKSTTILMARDISKEESIVDAGIPMGNATESTSDLESPVHSCVESILRSDGDDDDEDLIFQEVKMILRKRRGWGPEDSLSANDLDLLEYDDELVEEDDAGCPLPSTPEDTQLIEAEMTEVLKAGVLSDEIDLGALAHNAAEQAEEFVRKVWEASWMVCHYKNLPKWLQDNDFLHRGHRPPLPSFSACFKSIFRVHTETGNIWTHLLGCVAFIGVALYFLSRPSVEIQIQEKIIFGAFFAGAIICLGFSFAFHTLSCHSVEIGRLFSKLDYCGIALLIMGSFVPWLYYGFYCHYQPKVIYLSVVCVLGSLSIIVSLWDKFSEPGLRPLRAGVFMSFGLSGIIPAIHYSLMEGWFSKISQASLGWLILMGLLYILGAMLYALRVPERWFPGKFDIWFQSHQLFHILVIAAAFVHYHGISEMAMYRVTVGECTVPHEPITF